GTAGAAACGCTTCAAATTCTTTATGGCATCAGAAACGCGACGGGGAGCAATAACGCTGCAGCCAATTATGTAACGGCAGCCCAGGTAACAGACTGGGACCGGGTAGTAAGCGTTCGGTTTTCCGTCATGACCCGAAGCCCTGACAATGTTCTTGATGAAGTAAACGATCGTAATTTTAATATGCTTGGCAGCGAAGTGACCCAAGGTATGGGCGGAGACCGGCGAGCACGCCTGGTATCCGTTGGTACAACAGCACTCAGGAGGATATTGCCATGAGAACTACTCAAGGATCACCAGAACTGACCAGATCTGCAGGCAGTCCTCCACGATTCCAACAGGGGGCCACACTTATTATCGCTCTCGTTATGCTGCTGCTGATATCGCTGCTCGCGATTGGTGGGATGCAAGGCTCTATTCTGCAGGAACGCATGTCGAGTAACGCACATGACGGTGCGATTTCATTTCAGGCGACTGAGGCCGCACTAAGACAAGCAGAGGCGGACCTGATGGGATCCATTGCGTCACGCACCGCAGCAGAAACGATCGCACCACTGGTAACGCTAGGAACACCAGCGGACTGGGATGGAGCAAACCCCGCACCCGCCGGGACAGGCGATGCCGGCGGCAATGTAAGCGCACAACCGGTTTATCATCACGCCAAGTTGTCAGAAGTTTTTCCATCGGGCGCGGAAACAGGAGGCGGCGGCGTCTTCGAACGATTTGAAGTTACATCCCGCGGGCAAGGCGGCACCGATGAAGCCATCACCGTGCTGCAGTCAACCGTACTATTACCTCCGCAATAAAGGTAATAAGAAAGTTAATCACAAGACGACAACGGTCACTATTTAATGCTGACTCGATATGGAGAGTTTGTCATGAGAAACGATAAGCAAAAGGGGCATAACAGCTCCCGTTTCACAAAGTTTGGTACATTTGCAGCCAGCCTCGTGTTGTCGCTATGCACCGTGCAGTCCGCACTGGCACAGGTCAACCTGTCCCAGGTGCCGCTGTTCCTGAAAGAGTCTGTCGACTCAAACCTCGTTTTTGTTTTTGACGACTCAGGATCAATGGGATGGAGATACATGCCGGATAGTCTGGGGGGCAGCGGCAGCAGGAATTACTATTACTCCAGTCACGTCAACAAGGTCTACTACGACCCAACAGTAACCTATCTGCCACCTTTCAAGCCAGACGGTAGTGGGCGCTTCCCTGATTCAAGCTACACCAATGCCTGGGTCGATGGTTTCAATCCATCCGGAGCCAGAGACAATTTAAGCAACAATATCCGGTTCGACTCGCTTGGTGCGATTGAGGAAGGCTTTTACATGCAGTTCAACTCCTCGCCGAGCTGCGACAGCAACCCGATGCAGGATAGTTGCTATACCCCTGTCCTTCTTAATACTGCCTCCGCCGACATTAAACAGAACTATGCAAACTGGTTCTCTTACTACAGTACACGTGCGCTGGCGGCAAAATCCGGGATCACGGAAGCCTTCTTTGACCTCCCCGAAACTATCCGCATTGGCTACGGAGCCATAAACGTCAATAACAATACAA
This Marinobacter sp. ANT_B65 DNA region includes the following protein-coding sequences:
- a CDS encoding PilX N-terminal domain-containing pilus assembly protein — translated: MRTTQGSPELTRSAGSPPRFQQGATLIIALVMLLLISLLAIGGMQGSILQERMSSNAHDGAISFQATEAALRQAEADLMGSIASRTAAETIAPLVTLGTPADWDGANPAPAGTGDAGGNVSAQPVYHHAKLSEVFPSGAETGGGGVFERFEVTSRGQGGTDEAITVLQSTVLLPPQ